A window of the Thalassospira sp. TSL5-1 genome harbors these coding sequences:
- the rnd gene encoding ribonuclease D: protein METITKTEELRILCEKLRQYDYVTVDTEFMRDSTYWPQLCLVQLCSPEAADTGAAVDPLAEGIDLTPLFELMQDESVIKVFHAARQDIEIFVHLNGKVPHPVFDTQVAAMVLGFGDQVGYETLVNKVARKSIDKSMRFTDWSRRPLSSKQLSYALSDVTHLRTIYEDFHERLAANDRAPWLFEEMERLTDPGIYTVDPAEAWLRLKTRSNSPKFLAVAKALGEWREIEAQRKNLPRNRVLRDDTLLDIAARQPQNEADLDKTRGVGRNFGASKPGQAIIEAIKNALAQPQDTWPQPKVRTDLPAGIGPTVELLKVLLKLCSEEKGVAQRLVASSDDLQNIAADDNADVAALHGWRRELFGQYALRLKHGQIALKLENGEVALVELEQAS, encoded by the coding sequence ATGGAAACAATTACAAAAACAGAAGAACTTCGCATTTTGTGCGAAAAGCTGCGGCAATATGATTATGTGACCGTTGATACCGAATTCATGCGCGATTCGACCTATTGGCCGCAATTATGCCTGGTCCAGCTTTGCAGCCCCGAGGCTGCCGATACGGGCGCGGCGGTTGACCCGCTGGCCGAAGGGATTGACCTGACTCCGCTTTTCGAGCTGATGCAGGATGAAAGCGTGATCAAGGTGTTTCACGCGGCCCGTCAGGATATTGAGATATTTGTCCATTTGAATGGCAAGGTGCCCCATCCGGTATTTGATACCCAGGTTGCGGCTATGGTCCTTGGGTTTGGTGACCAGGTTGGCTATGAAACGCTGGTCAACAAGGTGGCGCGCAAAAGCATTGATAAATCAATGCGCTTTACCGACTGGTCCCGTCGCCCGCTTTCATCCAAGCAATTGAGCTACGCCCTGTCGGATGTCACGCATCTGCGCACGATATACGAGGATTTCCACGAAAGGCTGGCGGCCAATGACCGTGCCCCCTGGCTGTTCGAGGAAATGGAACGTTTGACCGATCCGGGTATTTATACCGTTGACCCGGCCGAGGCCTGGTTGCGGCTTAAAACCCGGTCAAACAGCCCCAAATTCCTGGCGGTGGCAAAGGCGCTTGGTGAATGGCGCGAAATTGAAGCACAGCGCAAGAACTTGCCGCGTAACCGTGTTTTACGCGATGATACGTTGCTTGATATTGCCGCGCGTCAGCCGCAAAATGAAGCGGATCTGGATAAAACCCGGGGTGTGGGCCGCAATTTTGGTGCCAGTAAGCCGGGGCAGGCCATTATCGAGGCCATCAAAAATGCTTTGGCGCAACCACAGGATACCTGGCCGCAGCCCAAGGTGCGCACGGACCTTCCGGCTGGTATCGGTCCGACGGTGGAACTTCTTAAGGTGCTGCTAAAGCTGTGCAGCGAGGAAAAGGGTGTGGCCCAGCGTCTGGTAGCATCCAGTGATGATTTGCAAAACATTGCTGCGGACGATAATGCCGATGTTGCCGCCCTGCATGGCTGGCGTCGTGAACTTTTTGGGCAATATGCCCTGCGCTTAAAGCACGGGCAGATTGCCCTTAAACTTGAGAATGGTGAAGTGGCTTTGGTGGAGCTGGAACAGGCTTCCTGA
- a CDS encoding SDR family oxidoreductase translates to MMKNPAFNIDKTEFKGHRVLVTGGTKGMGYAILHRLHAAGAIVASTARSAPDTPNTHPGLFIPADISTPDGTTHIIATVLSELGGIDILINNAGGSVAPGGGALGLSDEDWAYTLNTNLMAAVRLDRGFLPGMIERKNGVILHISSIQSRLPLYEATLAYASAKAALGTYSKGLAKEMGPKGIRINTLSPGFIETTAASNLIHRLATQEGCSADTAREKLMQSLGGIPIGRPGRPNEVAELAAFLVSNRAMSIHGANYTIDGGTVPTV, encoded by the coding sequence ATGATGAAAAACCCCGCCTTTAACATTGATAAAACCGAATTCAAGGGACATCGCGTGTTGGTGACCGGCGGAACCAAAGGCATGGGCTATGCCATCTTGCACCGCCTACACGCCGCCGGGGCCATAGTTGCCAGCACCGCACGCTCGGCACCAGACACGCCAAATACGCATCCTGGCCTATTTATTCCCGCCGACATATCAACACCAGACGGCACCACGCATATCATTGCGACCGTGCTAAGCGAGCTGGGCGGCATCGACATCCTGATCAATAATGCCGGCGGTTCCGTGGCACCAGGCGGCGGGGCACTGGGCCTGTCTGATGAGGACTGGGCCTATACCCTAAACACCAATCTCATGGCCGCTGTTCGCCTTGATCGTGGTTTTCTTCCCGGCATGATCGAACGCAAAAACGGTGTTATTCTGCATATTTCCTCGATACAGAGCCGCCTTCCCCTTTATGAGGCCACTCTTGCCTATGCCAGCGCCAAGGCCGCACTTGGCACCTATAGCAAAGGACTGGCAAAGGAAATGGGGCCCAAAGGCATTCGTATCAATACACTGTCACCCGGTTTTATCGAAACCACAGCGGCAAGCAACCTGATCCACCGCCTTGCCACGCAGGAAGGTTGCAGCGCAGATACCGCACGGGAAAAACTGATGCAATCGCTGGGCGGTATCCCAATTGGCCGGCCGGGCCGCCCCAACGAAGTCGCCGAACTGGCAGCATTTCTGGTTTCAAATCGGGCCATGTCCATTCATGGGGCGAATTACACCATTGATGGCGGAACCGTACCAACCGTGTGA